The Brassica napus cultivar Da-Ae chromosome C7, Da-Ae, whole genome shotgun sequence genomic interval ctatacttgaacgttatttagaaggaacatggacacactataccatgtggtcatgtcctttaatctcacggaatttcttatctcacaagatccattcactggtttctttcttagatggcttttctgtatgtacatggttactacgcccatctgtcttataattactttgaattctttgaacaccccacgtccctatataggttttatgagtactctacgtgggttcatgatcctcaggttatatccttcaaatcccaagtactacaatcttttatgagctcttatgtatgtaaatacatctttggtgttaacactctttatctttagtttcatactgttccagacatgatctaattagattttgagatcttattatccaagacctttataccttgcagtttggcgtcccaaactacatggtctggtaccttagatgtgtggttgcgcaaccttatttctctgtctgaactggtttctcttatgaactcggatttgtacgattctgagcacctttcattactttccgaggttccttattatttggaacttatttgtctatctctaatagacattgtagcaacttgattgtgtctcttagacatctaattcgtggtgcttaagctggtatgacatagtcatttttcttttcgggtcagtgtgtctggcatatatttctgctagcttttatatcttttgatcatattcttttagaacgtctagatcataatctttggtctgaggatcttgccaagacaactatggttgataccattatatttctcttttactctttactctttatcagcctgataactttctcctttcaaagttggataatcagattactatcttttgtaatctgtgttcttggccacttgattaaatcatccatgtttggcacaagatacattatagtttcgtggaggaagtcttatttatctaatatatattcccaatcctcatctgaggttccatcttaaatggcacacatatatgtggtggaatattcgtattttcttaagatggtttgtgtatatgtctggtttatgacccttaatcattcagaggtgggaatgtctatgcttacatgtatggcctgatgtaaatcaatatttatatacataatgtccttaagctttaggctggacgtgggtgatgtaccattagtgagggctttaaagctttccagccgtgtatattatggttgtaaaccatggaatccgaatttatgatatgatcatggactgtgggttttagtcctctctccccctcatgaacatactcataatttcgtagtgcttaggacagtggagccttaattattttagtgattttcccttttgtgtacttataacacattgtgagattttatgggatcacttttgtgccttaattaatttttcatcatgttttggatcaagatggctaatctggtcatgccataagtgtttatttcgtggtgaaccatactggttaccatggctttatgcctctttcatactgatccttagcatagaataaatcagtagaaaatatgggtataggcattcataatgcttttaggcgatttttcaaaaatctgaaagGAATCGTATTTTCTTTGCTCACTGGTTCAATGTAGAatgttataaatctttataactcaatgggtctgaataatgtcgtgtcttttgccattgtcagtaccaattaattgatttcaagtgattgtaggaaggtaaagttgaacctatacaatcaagatgaagttaaatctatgcgagaaatcaatctatcagtgaactgactcattagtctacacccaacaattgattttatgtgattgcaggaaggtaaagttaaacctatacaatcaaggtaaagttaaaccatgcatgaaatcaactatcagtggactgattatccttttattaaggttttatttgttatttaatcaagaatcatcaagcaagaccaagcaagataatatataaaaacaaaatcgtttttattatttcaataacataaatgaataacaaataaatcaaatcagatatgaaaacataaaatcagaatgtcggaaaattattcaatgtataatCCGACCTCATGGTCCATGAGTGTCCACTCGGAATCCTCCTCAGATCTCTTCTTATCAAATGTGGCTTTATTAGCTTCAGGGATTTTCATCTCACTGTCTAGTACTTCATAATATATCTCCATGATGTCATTAAACCGTCTGATGTTATCCATCCTTTTCTGCTTCTTTTGctcaatgtctaataaatatgagAACAGGTCATAataggtggtgaaacctttGGCCTGATGTGATAACAACACTTCCTCTGAATGGAATGTGTCACGAGTTTTGTTTAACAAATCCTCGTTTGTTACCAATTCACCACATAGTCTAAGACTATAGGTGATTCTCATAAGATCAGAGTGATAATTGTCCACGGATTCATAATCCTGGAACCTTAGAGCTTCccattttttcttggattcgtGCAACAATGGCTCACAGAATCTAGAATTCAAAAATGACCAGAGATTATGAGGATCATTAACATATCCAAACTCGTCTCTTAGGTCCTCACAGAGATGGTGTCGCATAATCATTATGGCTCTGTGTCTTTCACACGCAAGGGTGTCATTGCCATACTTGATGCACTTCCcaagtcctctagacttcaagACGGCTGAAGTGTTTATAGCCCAATcaagataattatctccagagagatcaaGGGCTTTGTAATCTGAGGGTATGAaactcgacatctgaaatcattattcaaaacaggtcttaatcaagtaatctttttgaaatttttcatgcTTCATATCAATGCCACACAcggaccaaaagaaaaaaaaattctaaatgatgcattttcttaaaaccatacGGTTTAAGGTGTGGATCaatgtatttttcagatttaaggtcctcttatttcaaacacaaggtttcaaggcctttagggatTCTATCTTAGATGATCAGGAAAATgttccatattttcttcatcCCATTGGATCGGATCATttagtataatgattttttttttcagttcagaTCAGATTGCTTGAAAACTATGAATGATCTATATCCCTAACAGTCGAGATTTCATGTTCAGTATGCAATATTAGTATGCAAACAATATGCAATCAAGCAAACCAATTCAATCATGAAATcaggttagggttttcgaaaaatataccatatatttattattattttttcgaaaaataatcaaatcagaaattattgtgacttaaaaaaataaatcaggaagatttgatttattcaagcaatttattatatacttttcgatttaaaaataaatatattttctgagATATATCTCTGATATttcgattttaaatattaaaaaatattttttttcaatcctAATCAAGTTCTAGTCGTTATCAATCATCAGGAAAACAAATTTCTCAGACAAGAACATGAGGTAAAACCTCGGATTAATTTATGAAACCATgatcagattttcaaaaaaaaattatgtaacatGCAGTCCTTAACAGTTCTAGTTGATTCAGATCAGATAAGAACATTAAACAGGACAATAATGATAAGTTTAAGCAAGTAACAGTCGGTTTCTTTCAACATATAGCagtcagatttttttaaaaaaattgtttaacttTCAATCCTAAACAGTTCTAATGTGAAACTATCATCAGgaaaagttttaaacaattttaaaatcagtttcagATTAAGAACATGTTCAAAAAAAGTTCAGGTTCGAGATTTTAAagagtttatggtttctggttttatt includes:
- the LOC125590493 gene encoding uncharacterized protein LOC125590493 — translated: MSSFIPSDYKALDLSGDNYLDWAINTSAVLKSRGLGKCIKYGNDTLACERHRAIMIMRHHLCEDLRDEFGYVNDPHNLWSFLNSRFCEPLLHESKKKWEALRFQDYESVDNYHSDLMRITYSLRLCGELVTNEDLLNKTRDTFHSEEVLLSHQAKGFTTYYDLFSYLLDIEQKKQKRMDNIRRFNDIMEIYYEVLDSEMKIPEANKATFDKKRSEEDSEWTLMDHEVGLYIE